The genomic DNA CGGATGGATACCGCACGATTACCAATCCGACACGAACGGCCTCTGGTAATTATCCCGGAAGTAACTATTCCTGGTAAAGCCACTGCAGTCGGTCCATGATCGCTTAGTCCCCTTAGCCGTTGGTTGAGGGGACTTTTGCATTCAATATCGCAGAGTTACTACATTGTGCATTAGCGTGAGATTCCGAATTCAATACGGAAAGATAAGGAGCGGCTAGCAGGATGATTAATTTCCTGCTTTTGGAGACGCGCACCTTCTGGTGAAATACAAGTTGAGGATTTCGAGATATCTTTCGCAGAACCGCTCGATAAGTCACGAACATAATTCGAAACATTCTACGTCCCGGGCCTGATAGGTGACGCTCCAGTTCACTAGCTTCCCGATAAAATGATTCTGTTCGTTTCACTTGGAATGCAATCAAATCCAACCAGTTTGAGCGGATTTGGGGATCGTCCCAGTTTGTATTCTGACAGCCGAAGTGATCGAGTTCGTTTTGTGGAAAATAACAACGGCCGCGGATGGTATCCTCGTGGACATCTCGCAAGATGTTTGTCATCTGGAAAGCACGTCCACACGTTAATGCCAGTTTTTGGGTCTGTTCCAGATCCGCTCCCCAAATCGCCTGACAACACAGCCCCGACATCCCTGCGACTTGATCGCAATAACAGGCAAGCTCTTCGAAGTCGGCAAATGGAGACCAGTTCAGATCTCTCTGCATTCCATCGAGGACGGAGAGCAGCCAGTTGACTTCGATCGGGTAATTCCCGAGCACATCCTCAAGAGCAGGAAAAAGGGGATGGCTTGTCGAATGCGAGCTTTTGAGATTCGCAGTTAATTGTTGCCAGTTTGCAAGTGACTGTACCGCAGATGTCTCTGGCAGTGAGGATGTGTTTTCGGAGAGCGAGCCATCGACAAGGTCGTCGGAAATCCGCATGTAGGCATAAATCGTACACATTGCCCGATACATCGGTTCGGGCAATATTCGAAAAGCGATATGAAAATTGCTGCCTGCTGCCCGAGTCACATCAACGGCATACCGGTACGACGCAATAACAGAGTCGGACCGTTCAGCAGGCATGAGGACTTCCCATAACAGTGGACGCCAAGAGGATTTGACGAAGTCGATTTACTCTTCTCGGCTCCGGTTAGAGCGTCTACGACCTCCACTGGAAGTTTTT from Rubinisphaera italica includes the following:
- a CDS encoding phytoene/squalene synthase family protein; amino-acid sequence: MPAERSDSVIASYRYAVDVTRAAGSNFHIAFRILPEPMYRAMCTIYAYMRISDDLVDGSLSENTSSLPETSAVQSLANWQQLTANLKSSHSTSHPLFPALEDVLGNYPIEVNWLLSVLDGMQRDLNWSPFADFEELACYCDQVAGMSGLCCQAIWGADLEQTQKLALTCGRAFQMTNILRDVHEDTIRGRCYFPQNELDHFGCQNTNWDDPQIRSNWLDLIAFQVKRTESFYREASELERHLSGPGRRMFRIMFVTYRAVLRKISRNPQLVFHQKVRVSKSRKLIILLAAPYLSVLNSESHANAQCSNSAILNAKVPSTNG